In the Diceros bicornis minor isolate mBicDic1 chromosome X, mDicBic1.mat.cur, whole genome shotgun sequence genome, tttttaaaaatcccagggGATGTACAATAAAAAGAagactccctcccttccctgacctGTTACCTACTTTCCTTCCTGGAAGCGACCACTGTTACACTGTTTACATTTTCATGAATTTTTTCCTATGCCTTTCTTctctccaagttgtttttttatgaaaaattttaaacatacatgTGTGCTTTGCTTAATCATTTGAAAGTAAATTGCAGACTTAATGACATTTCACCCCTAAGGGATTTAGCATTCATCTCCTAAAAAGTATTAATCTGTTGTATTACCAAAATACGATTATCACacctaataaaattaatttcctccTCTCCTCAGTTATCCAGTTTATAGTCAAGCTTCCGTAATTGTTCCCCCAAAtgtctttttgggttttttttggaaCCGGAAACCAGAGTTCATGCATTGCCTTTGCTTATGTCTCAGTAATCTCTTGTGTTCTGGAATGGTTCTCCCAACTTTTCTTTTTAGACATTGACTTTTTGAAAAGACCAGGCCAATTGTCTTGTAGAACATCCCACATTCTGTGTTTCTCTTAAGGTTTCCTCATGGTGTCATTTTACCGTGTTCCTCTGACTGCTTTATTTCCTGTAAACTGGAAAGTAGGTGTAAAGGCTTGTTTAGATTCAGGTTAAATATTTTTGGCAAGACACTTCATAGATGATGCTGTGTGCTTCATGTTGTATCACAATAAGaatatgcctttttaaaaaaattatagtacaatacacataacatgaaatttaccatcctTACCGTTTTTcagtgtatagttcagtagtgttaagtatattcacattgttttgcaaccAATCTcctgaacttattcatcttgcaaaactgaaactctatacccattaaacaacaactccctgttTCCGCCCCCCagtccatttttgtttttttttttaacttggttaaGATGAAACTATTGAGTTTTGCATCTTGCTGGTTTCTCCTATTGTGGGCATTTTCCCATGTTATTAAAGGTTGTAGAACaatccattctgtgaatataccATTTCCTTAGATGGGGTTCTAGTTTTTGGCTGCTATAAGTAATATGTGCAAAGGGACTCTTTCTAAGCCTTTGACCTGGGGCTTTGGTTGGGTCCTGTCTTTATGGGAGCAAGGCAGTATTCTCTCCTCCTATTAGTCTGAGCACTGAGTGCTTAGGGAACATTCCTGTTCCTCTCAATGTTTCCTTTAttccttctcctctgcccttcTTCCTCACTTCCCCTCCTCTGCTTTGTCCCTTCCTCCCTTAGGTAAGTCAAATCTCATGGATGCCATCAGCTTTGTGTTGGGTGAGAAAACCAGCAACCTGCGGGTAAAGACCCTGAGAGACCTGATTCACGGAGCTCCTGTGGGCAAGCCAGCTGCTAACCGGGCCTTTGTCAGCATGGTCTACTCTGAGGAGGGTGCTGAGGACCGCACCTTTGCCCGTGTCATTGTTGGTGAGTGAGGCTAGCCAGAAGGCTCTCTTTGGTCCTGGGAGGTGGCTAGACTAGTTGGGTGGGGTAGGAAGGAGGCCTGACCCTCGGCCAACTCTTTCATTATCTTATAGGGGGTTCTTCAGAGTATAAGATCAACAACAAAGTGGTCCAGCTACACGAGTACAGTGAGGAATTGGAGAAGTTGGGCATTCTCATCAAAGCTCGTAACTTCCTCGTCTTCCAGGTGGGCGTTTTTAACAGTTATTGGCTATCTGCTTTTTGCCATCCCTTGTCTCACCCCCACTGGGCCTGTTCCATCTCCATCCAGCTTTATCATCTTTCCCCTGAAGTAATGTGGCAGCTTCCTCACTGGGCTTTCTGACTCTAATCTGGCCCCTTCCAGTTCATCCCCTAGGCCAGGTTCATCTTATGAAGACAGAAGtttgtttctttcccttctctccttaAAACATTTCAGTGATTTCTGATTGCCTTATGATGGTGGTTCTCAAATTGTATTCTTTGGACCAGCATCACCTGGGGCCATGttaaaaatgcacattctcagggcccatcccagacctacagGCTCAGAGACtatggggtggggcccagcaatttgTGTTGTACCAATCTCTCCAGGTTGTTAGGATGTATGctacagtttgagaactgttGCCTTAGCATGAAATCCAAACTCCTGTCATTTAGGAAACACCATCCTTTGGTTCTTGCCCACCTCACTATCCTCTGCCGATTCTCTTCCCCTGCAGCCCTGCAACTCCAGCCTAATTAAACCATTTACAGGTCCCCAAATTCACTTACTTTCTTTCACCTGCAGGCCTTTGCATATTAATTTTCCTCTATGTGGAATAGCCTCTTCTCTCTTACTTTCTTGGTTAGTTCTTCCTCATCTTCCAAACTCAGCTTAGATGTCACCTTTGAGAAGCCTTCCCAGATAGACACCCCTACCAGTCTCCTACCTCTAAgcttcatttagtcctttttttgTGCTACTTCTGTCACTGCATGTAACACACTGTGTTATCTTTGCTTTGGTCTCTTCTGTTCCCTGTGTGCCTCGAAGGGCAGGGAATGTGTCTTCAAAGCCCAGTGTGAAATGTGGCACCCAGTGTGGGGAGGGGGTTCAGTGAACTTTTTCTGAATGATGGAGTGGGTAGGGGGAAGTAGGCTGGCTAGGGTCTAAGTGGGGAGAGTGTTTTGACCCTTACTAGGGTGCTGTGGAGTCTATTGCCATGAAGAACCCCAAAGAGAGGACAGCGCTATTTGAAGAGATCAGTCGCTCTGGGGAGCTGGCCCAGGAGTATGACAAGCGAaagaaggaaatggtgaaggctgAAGAGGACACGCAGTTTAATTACCATCGCAAAAAAAACATTGCGGCTGAACGCAAGGAGGCCAAACAGGAGAAAGAAGAGGTAGGTGGCCAGGCtacctctgggctctgaggggCCAGAATGGAGCCAGTGCCTTGCTGATGCACCCCTGCCTCCATGCCCCTATCTGCATAGGCCGACCGCTACCAGCGCCTGAAGGACGAAGTGGTGCGAGCTCAGGTACAGCTGCAGCTCTTTAAGCTTTATCATAACGAAGTGGAGATTGAGAAGCTCAATAAGGAACTGGCCTCTAAGAACAAGGAGATTGAGAAGGACAAGAAGCGTATGGACAAGGTAGAGGATGAgctgaaggagaagaagaaggagcTGGGCAAAATGATGCGGGAGCAGCAGCAGATTGAGAAGGAGATCAAGtaagaggcaggcctgggcctgAAACTTGTGGGAAACCAAGAGACTGTGCTGTTCCCTAGGGCTCCTCTGAGCTTGGAGTCCAGTGCCTGTCCTAgtttctctgtcttctccttgacttgctttggccagaaCCAGGTGTATTTCTTGACTTGCATTTTAGACAGAGTATTTAAGTACTCAGACTCTAGGTAGATAGATACTCAGAAGAGGAAGCACTTAAAAGGAGTGATGGCCTTGCCAAGTGAGAGGAAGCCACGGGTGGCTGGGAATGTCCTCCTAGAAGAGGAAGACTGGAGCTAGATGTTTAAAGGACAGAAATTTGAAAAGGTTAGATCAGATGGGGGATGACTGAGTGACTAGACGGTGTTCTTGGGAGTTGTTACTGGGGGCCCTGGCCTGGCTAGGGTTGAGGCAGGGGTAGTAGTTTTGCCTTGTGGAGTGGCTGGAATGCAAGGCTGAAGCCATCGATTTCAGGGAGTAGTCAGACTGCCCCTTTTTTGAGGATCTGTGGAGCATCAGGCCCTTGTTCTTTTAGGCAATTCCCTGAGGCTGGCGGGGGGGCTCAGGCCCCCTTTATTTGGGTAAAAAGCCTGGGAACCCTACCTTCTCCCACAGGCTAACTTgttttccccttcccctctggcaaaaGGGAGAAGGACTCAGAGCTGAACCAGAAGCGGCCTCAGTACATCAAAGCCAAGGAGAATACCTCTCACAAAATCAAGAAGCTGGAAGCAGCCAAGAAGTCCCTACAGAATGCTCAGAAGCATTACAAGAAGCGTAAGGGTGACATGGATGAGCTGGAAAAGGAGATGCTATCAGTGGAGAAAGCCCGGCAGGAGTTTGAGGAACGGATGGAAGAGGAGAGTCAAAGTCAGGGCAGAGACTTGACCCTGGAGGAGAATCAGGTGAGGGCTGAGGGGTTTGGGGAGATTGCTGGGCTAGTGTGGACTAACTTGGTCATCCCTGTCCTCCTTCCCTGTTCCTAACACAGGTGAAGAAATACCACCGGTTGAAAGAAGAAGCCAGCAAGAGAGCAGCTACCCTGGCCCAGGAGCTCGAGAAGTTCAATCGAGACCAGAAAGCCGACCAGGACCGGCTGGATCTGGAAGAGCGGAAGAAAGTAGAGACAGAGGTGGGCATGTGTTACAAGATTAGGGATGATGGTCCATAGAAAAGGAAGTAATGATAGTCTTAACAGTAATGACAGTACTAGCTAACATCTAgcaagcacttaccatgtgctaggcactgtactTGCTCATGAGCAAAATGTATTTGCTCATTTAATTCTTCATattccaaatgaggaaactacagcacagaggtgaagtaatttgcctaaggtcacatcaTTAtttagtggcagaaccaggatatGAACCTGGGCAGTCTCGTGCTAAAGCCTACACTCTTATCAAGTATACTTCACTTACTGCCTtcctaataacaataatagtaaaatagtaacaataatagaAAGTTGTTATAGTACCCCAAGAGCCTACAATGTTCCAGGCATTTTGCTAAGCACttcttttaagtatttaaaagaaGGCAGTAGGCATTAGTATTAATAGCTACCCTGTATTAAGCACTTAATGTGTACTCTGTGAAGTGGAAGTTACCtacgttttgcagatgagaaaacagaggtgcAGAAAGGTCCGAAAGCTTTACTTTGCCTTGCTTTGAGCCTCCCTGATTGATGAGCAAGATAGCCCGGGCTGGGTAGAACTCTATGAGAGGGTCTCATAGGGCCCTGGGAGGCCCCATCAGTTGGCAGAGCCACACTAAACGCCGTCTGTCTGCTTTTTAGTAGATCTCCTGCATTAGTGACAGATTGTCCTGAGCTGTTGGGCTCTTGGATGAATGGGCATGTAGGGGGCATAAGCCAGGGCCCTGTGGTCTTGGAGTTAACTTGCTCAACCCCTGGTGATGGAGTATGTTCGTCTTCCTCACAGGCCAAGATCAAGCAAAAGCTGAGGGAGATTGAAGAGAATCAGAAGCGGATTGAGAAACTGGAGGAATACATCACAACTAGCAAGTATGTGGCTCTGCAACCTTCCCTCCTACTTCCAGGCCTGTTCTTAATGAaccctccctgtcctgcccctccccaggcaggaCCCCCCAGAGTCCCTCTCAGCCAGGAATATTTTCTCACCAGCCAAGGTAACCCCTGTGTTCCCTCACTTTGTAGGCAGTCCCTAGAGGAGCAGAAGAAGCTAGAGGGGGAGTTGACAGAAGAGGTGGAGATGGCCAAGCGCCGTATTGATGAGATCAATAAGGAGCTGAACCAGGTGATGGAGCAGCTGGGGGATGCCCGCATTGACCGCCAGGAGAGCAGTCGCCAACAGCGAAAGGCAGAGATTATGGAAAGCATCAAGCGCCTGTACCCTGGCTCTGTGGTAAGAGTGGAGAGGGAACTCATTTCCTGAGCACTTACTCTCGTGCTCACTGTCAGATAATTTTTCCAGCAGCCCTGTGAGGAAAGGATTGCTAATGTCATTTTTAcatctggggaaactgaggctcagagaggttaaatgacttgcccacagCACAGCTTATAAGTGGAAGAACTGCAATTCAAACCCAACTTGTTCTGACTCTTAACCTCATGTTTTTttcatcacaccaattgtgtctTCCTGAAGGTTTTGTCTTGCTGTGTCTCCTCCTCTGTGGGAGGCGGAGAAACTGGAGAGACCTTTGGAAGGAGGAGGGGCCACGAGGCAGGAATTAGTCACCCAGGAGGTAGCTCTGTGCAGGCTTCCATGTGAATTCCCTTGGCATGTACTAACCAGCTCATTTGCTTGTGGGGACATCCCAGGCTTTATCAGATCTCTTGGCCTCTTGAACCAAATCCTGAGAACCCATGTTCCCTGAATATTATCCCTCTATTGCTATAATCCTGTCCCTGGGTTCAACTTAATTTGGTTCCACAAATGTTTCCTGTTCTCTCCTTTAGACACTGGTAGGGAGTTTATAGGGATGAATTAGGCTCAGTCCCTGCTGTTGAAGATCTTACCCTTTATCTGATAGTTCTTAGGGAATCGTGGTTTGGGGGGCATGAAGGAAGTGAACTGGAAAAGTTTATTTTGGTGGGTGCTTGTGAGAATTTGCGATAATGTATATGAGGTATCTGGCATAGTGCCTGGGGTGGCAGTGGTCTGTGAAATGGTAAAAGTGAGGTTTAGAAAGATGATTTGGGATTCAGACATGACTGCCTGAAGTTGTTGTTGCTTTGGGGCCAGAGTAGGCTTCTACTCCATAGCATGGGCACTGTGTTCCTCATACAGATTCTGGTCTGCCTCCCTTTCCAAGCTGGGAATTGGGGTTCCTGAGCCAGCTCACAAAAGCCTCATtcttcaattttctcttctgactTTCCTTAGTATGGCCGCCTCATTGACCTCTGCCAGCCCACACAAAAGAAGTATCAGATTGCTGTAACCAAGGTTTTAGGCAAGAACATGGATGCCATTATCGTGGACTCAGAGAAGACAGGCCGGGACTGTATTCAGTATATCAAGGAGCAGCGTGGGGAGCCTGAGACCTTCTTGCCACTTGACTACCTGGAGGTGAGCTGGTGGGGATGGGGTCAGGGCAGTGTGAGAAAGCCTCTCCTCCTAGCCCTCCAtgttctgccacttactgagCTTCTTCCCACAGGTGAAACCTACAGATGAGAAACTCCGGGAGCTGAAGGGGGCCAAGCTGGTGATTGATGTGATTCGCTATGAGCCACCTCACATCAAAAAGGCCCTGCAGTATGCTTGTGGCAATGCGCTTGTCTGTGACAATGTGGAGGATGCCCGCCGCATTGCCTTTGGAGGCCACCAGCGCCACAAGGTATGGATTCCTTTGCCCAGATTGGAGCTGGACAGGCTTAGTAGTGGAGATTCCTCTGTTCagcttctctccctcttcttctctcttctccttactGTGTGTAGACAGTGGCACTGGATGGGACCCTGTTCCAGAAGTCAGGAGTGATCTCTGGTGGGGCTAGTGACCTGAAGGCCAAGGCACGGCGCTGGGATGAGAAAGCGGTAGACAAGTTGAAAGAGAAGAAGGAGCGGTTGACAGAGGAGCTGAAAGTAAGCCACGGGCAGCGCTGTCCCTAGGAGTTGGGTCCTGAGCCCAGGCTGGCTGGTCACCTAACCACCTAGCCCTTCTCTTTTGTCCACTTCAGGAACAGATGaaggcaaaaaggaaagaagcagAGCTTCGTCAGGTGCAGTCTCAGGCCCATGGACTGCAGATGCGGCTCAAGTACTCACAGAGTGACCTAGAACAGACCAAGACACGACATCTAGCCCTGAATTTGCAGGTGGGGCCTGGCCTTCAGCCCTGTTTTCCAAATGTCATCCTTACATTCTTGGCCGAGGTTTCTCTGGGGTTGGGGAACTTGTCCCagatccctctctcctcccagtcAGATAGCCAGAGGTTCAGGTCTTGGCTCTGTATGACATTAGGCAAGTTAACCTCTCAGTGtcagttttttcatctttatctgtaaagtgggagttAGAATAATACCTGCTTTGTAGGGTCGTTGCAgagattgaatgaattaatacatgtcaAGTATTTAGATTGATTTTTCACAttcagtaagtgctcagtaaatattaggtgCTATTGTTagcataattcattcattcaacaaatatttgagcttTTTCTGAAAGTGAATTGAAAGTGAGCTACAGGCATTTCAGTCCCTGTGGGGATGGGGGGGACTCTTCTAGGTATATTAACGTGTTTGATTATTGGGTGCTTCCCCAGACCACCCTGGAGGTGTTATATAATCTGCAGTATAtatatcattttacttttttctaaaatcaaaaaGTCTGTATTCTAAGGGTTATAGATAAGGCAGCGTGGACCTGTAAGTAATAATGTTTACCGTGTGCCCAACCCTGTGGATTGAAACTGGCTGACTGGAGGCCAGGGAGGAAGCTGTGTCATGGTTCAAGTGAGAAATGAGGGAACTTGGACTGTGGCAGTGCCAAGTTACGTTCTCTCAGTGTGTGGAGAGCTGTCCCTTCCTGTCCATGGGGCCAGTGTGCTTGGGGTGGCTCTTTTCCTTCAAGGAGCCTGGTCTCTTTTGCCCTGTCAACCCTGTTTCCTGCAGGAAAAGTCCAAGCTGGAGAGTGAGCTAGCCAACTTTGGGCCTCGCATCAATGATATCAAGAGGATCATCCAGAGCCGAGAGAGGGAAATGAAAGACTTGAAGGAGAAGATGAACCAGGTTGGTAGGGGATGAGCCATGCCAGCATGTGCATCAGGACAGGACTGGGGCTTGAAGCAGCACTCTGACCCAAAGGGCCTTTGCACTTCCTTGCTTTTCCCCTCAGGTAGAGGATGAGGTTTTTGAAGAGTTTTGTCGGGAGATTGGTGTGCGCAACATCCGGGAGTTTGAGGAAGAGAAGGTGAAGCGACAGAATGAAATAGCCAAGAAGCGGTAGGTGGAAGTGTGGGTAGAAGAGGAGACTGGGATACCCTTGAGCCCCCAGCTTGACATCTTGGGAATCAAGTGCCATCATAAGGCAGGGAGCAGCTCTTAGAACGATGGATGTTTATTGTAGGTCGACCTTAAAGAACAGGGACATCAGGGAGCCTTTATGgcatagtctagtggttaagagtggTTTACCTGGGTTAAAATCCTAGCTCCACAGCTCATTATCTTAGGCAGTGACTTGAcctttctgagccccagtttccttatctgtaaaatgagatgataATGATATCTGTCTCATGGCATTTGTTGTTGGGTGGATCAGATGAGATAATCCTTATAAAGTATTCAGCATAATATTTAGCACCTACTAAgagtaataaatattagtttttattattgTCAATATCCTGATGGGTGATGCAGGAGGGGAGGAACGAAGTTCTAGGTTGGAAGGATAGTAAGAACAAAACAACagtttctcctctcttccctACTTTAGTTTATTCTTCGTTCAACAAACCTTTCTTGAGTACCTACGTTGTGCCAAGTTGTCCTGTGTTAGGTattggaggaggcagggagatggGGGTAAGACAGATGAAACAACAGTCTCTCTCAAGGAGGTCACCTCCTGGACCCTGGGCCTCAGTCAGCAGTTCATCTAGCCCATTACCCATAAAGTAAATATTCATTGCTCTCCTACCCCCAGTCTAGGCTCAAGAGATATAGAATTGAATTAGAGACTGTCCCTGTCCTTAAGGAGTTATGGagtagtgggagagacaagtagATCAATAATTTCAGAGCAGTGTGATCGATGCTGTACTTGGGGTAGATAGAAAATACAGAGGAAATGTTCAAGGAACTGCAAATCaacaagaggaaaaataaaaatgagagactcaatagaaaaatggacaggATATAGTTAGTGTTTCATAGAAAGAGAAGCTCAAAATGGCTGATAACTGTGAATTGATGTTCAGTCTCATTCCTaagcagagaaatgcaaattaaaacaatctagcaatatttgatgaaaataagTCTACATAAGCCCTATGATTTAACAAAGCCACTCCTGGATATATATTGCAGAGAGAGTCACAGACAGATTCAGGGTTGTTCATCTTGGTATATAATTTGTGTTAATGGGACATTGGTGGCAATGTAGACGACCATCACTAGAAGAAAGTGTAAGTTAAATGTGATGAATATACAGACTATGGAATACTGTTCAGTTCAAAGCAAGAACTAGATTTTCAGGCAGTAGCATAGATAAATATAACACCGTGCATTtgtgtaaatttaaaaacaaaatgacataCAAGGATATGTGTTTTTAAGGCcctatacatatgtatgtatgtatagataTGTATGTCACTTTGGAGTACATACTCACTGTAGGGAAGATAATGGGAGTGGAAATCAGGGATTGAACCAAAGGAGACAAGGGTCTTGCATAGACAGCGATCATAAGTGTGTTATGAGCTGTGGAATGATTAACTCAGCTGCACCAAAAAGGGAGGAACTCAACAGAGTGTAATAGAAACTAAGAACTTGCTCACAACCATCAGGAAAGGTTTTACACACAAGGAGTGATGGACTGGAGACCTGTAGAGTGAGTAGGATTTAGCCAGCTGGGCAGCAGACGGAAGAAGGGAGTTCCAGGCAGTGAGAACAGCATGCTTGGAGGTGTGAGAGAGCATGCCTTGTTCTGGAAACTAAGTAGTTTTGAATGTCTGGAGCATAAAAATGGGGTCAGGAGGAaggtgggggtggtggagaggTCAGCAGGGGCCAGATCACAGAGGGCTTTATGAGTCATGCTTGGGAGATTGGACTTAAAATTACATAGCTCAAAATTATAGAGTTAATTACATTCCATTTGGATTATAGTGACTAATAGGTTTAAGCTGCTAGCATGACATCTGGTAGCATCTGTCACACCATATTGGGGGGGCGTGGGGGGCAGTTGGAAGTTAGCTCTGCCTGGCTGCTAGTGTCTGTATgctgatttcatattctttgagTTTCTgaagagatggggaggagagTAATAGCAGGACTCTAGTACTTTCTCCATGTTTTTTGACTACCCAAGCTCTGCC is a window encoding:
- the LOC131401018 gene encoding structural maintenance of chromosomes protein 1A isoform X2, which codes for MALGAVESIAMKNPKERTALFEEISRSGELAQEYDKRKKEMVKAEEDTQFNYHRKKNIAAERKEAKQEKEEADRYQRLKDEVVRAQVQLQLFKLYHNEVEIEKLNKELASKNKEIEKDKKRMDKVEDELKEKKKELGKMMREQQQIEKEIKEKDSELNQKRPQYIKAKENTSHKIKKLEAAKKSLQNAQKHYKKRKGDMDELEKEMLSVEKARQEFEERMEEESQSQGRDLTLEENQVKKYHRLKEEASKRAATLAQELEKFNRDQKADQDRLDLEERKKVETEAKIKQKLREIEENQKRIEKLEEYITTSKQSLEEQKKLEGELTEEVEMAKRRIDEINKELNQVMEQLGDARIDRQESSRQQRKAEIMESIKRLYPGSVYGRLIDLCQPTQKKYQIAVTKVLGKNMDAIIVDSEKTGRDCIQYIKEQRGEPETFLPLDYLEVKPTDEKLRELKGAKLVIDVIRYEPPHIKKALQYACGNALVCDNVEDARRIAFGGHQRHKTVALDGTLFQKSGVISGGASDLKAKARRWDEKAVDKLKEKKERLTEELKEQMKAKRKEAELRQVQSQAHGLQMRLKYSQSDLEQTKTRHLALNLQEKSKLESELANFGPRINDIKRIIQSREREMKDLKEKMNQVEDEVFEEFCREIGVRNIREFEEEKVKRQNEIAKKRLEFENQKTRLGIQLDFEKNQLKEDQDKVHMWEQTVKKDENEIEKLKKEEQRHMKIIDETMAQLQDLKNQHLAKKSEVNDKNHEMEEIRKKLGGANKEMTHLQKEVTAIETKLEQKRSDRHNLLQACKMQDIKLPLSKGTMDDISQEEGSSQGEDSVSGSQRTSNIYAREALIEIDYGDLCEDLKDAQAEEEIKQEMNTLQQKLNEQQSVLQRIAAPNMKAMEKLESVRDKFQETSDEFEAARKRAKKAKQAFEQIKKERFDRFNACFESVATNIDEIYKALSRNSSAQAFLGPENPEEPYLDGINYNCVAPGKRFRPMDNLSGGEKTVAALALLFAIHSYKPAPFFVLDEIDAALDNTNIGKVANYIKEQSTCNFQAIVISLKEEFYTKAESLIGVYPEQGDCVISKVLTFDLTKYPDANPNPNEQ
- the LOC131401018 gene encoding structural maintenance of chromosomes protein 1A isoform X1, giving the protein MGFLKLIEIENFKSYKGRQIIGPFQRFTAIIGPNGSGKSNLMDAISFVLGEKTSNLRVKTLRDLIHGAPVGKPAANRAFVSMVYSEEGAEDRTFARVIVGGSSEYKINNKVVQLHEYSEELEKLGILIKARNFLVFQGAVESIAMKNPKERTALFEEISRSGELAQEYDKRKKEMVKAEEDTQFNYHRKKNIAAERKEAKQEKEEADRYQRLKDEVVRAQVQLQLFKLYHNEVEIEKLNKELASKNKEIEKDKKRMDKVEDELKEKKKELGKMMREQQQIEKEIKEKDSELNQKRPQYIKAKENTSHKIKKLEAAKKSLQNAQKHYKKRKGDMDELEKEMLSVEKARQEFEERMEEESQSQGRDLTLEENQVKKYHRLKEEASKRAATLAQELEKFNRDQKADQDRLDLEERKKVETEAKIKQKLREIEENQKRIEKLEEYITTSKQSLEEQKKLEGELTEEVEMAKRRIDEINKELNQVMEQLGDARIDRQESSRQQRKAEIMESIKRLYPGSVYGRLIDLCQPTQKKYQIAVTKVLGKNMDAIIVDSEKTGRDCIQYIKEQRGEPETFLPLDYLEVKPTDEKLRELKGAKLVIDVIRYEPPHIKKALQYACGNALVCDNVEDARRIAFGGHQRHKTVALDGTLFQKSGVISGGASDLKAKARRWDEKAVDKLKEKKERLTEELKEQMKAKRKEAELRQVQSQAHGLQMRLKYSQSDLEQTKTRHLALNLQEKSKLESELANFGPRINDIKRIIQSREREMKDLKEKMNQVEDEVFEEFCREIGVRNIREFEEEKVKRQNEIAKKRLEFENQKTRLGIQLDFEKNQLKEDQDKVHMWEQTVKKDENEIEKLKKEEQRHMKIIDETMAQLQDLKNQHLAKKSEVNDKNHEMEEIRKKLGGANKEMTHLQKEVTAIETKLEQKRSDRHNLLQACKMQDIKLPLSKGTMDDISQEEGSSQGEDSVSGSQRTSNIYAREALIEIDYGDLCEDLKDAQAEEEIKQEMNTLQQKLNEQQSVLQRIAAPNMKAMEKLESVRDKFQETSDEFEAARKRAKKAKQAFEQIKKERFDRFNACFESVATNIDEIYKALSRNSSAQAFLGPENPEEPYLDGINYNCVAPGKRFRPMDNLSGGEKTVAALALLFAIHSYKPAPFFVLDEIDAALDNTNIGKVANYIKEQSTCNFQAIVISLKEEFYTKAESLIGVYPEQGDCVISKVLTFDLTKYPDANPNPNEQ